A window of Cryptomeria japonica chromosome 3, Sugi_1.0, whole genome shotgun sequence contains these coding sequences:
- the LOC131044740 gene encoding protein VASCULATURE COMPLEXITY AND CONNECTIVITY, protein MELRGALACILVVLLDVIAGILSLQGELAQDKVKYFRSLTFKCKVASNAAFWHGVAAAALLLVAHIIANVSGGCICFASKPHHHQHSSLHKQVAAAFLLLSWVLFIVGLGLLIVGAVSNSKSNEFCSLTKHKLLAIGGLVAFIHAIASVAYCFTSRIVNVEKNHNDMEGST, encoded by the exons ATGGAATTAAGGGGAGCCCTGGCATGCATTTTGGTGGTGCTTTTGGATGTCATTGCAGGAATTTTGAGCTTACAGGGTGAATTGGCTCAAGACAAG GTGAAATATTTTAGGTCTTTAACATTTAAGTGCAAAGTAGCTAGCAATGCTGCTTTTTGGCATGGGGTAGCAGCAGCTGCTCTTTTGTTGGTGGCTCACATTATTGCTAATGTAAGTGGAGGATGTATCTGCTTTGCTTCAAAACCACACCATCATCAACACTCATCACTTCACAAGCAAGTTGCTGCTGCCTTTCTGCTGCTCTCTTG GGTACTTTTTATCGTTGGATTGGGGCTATTAATAGTGGGAGCGGTCTCTAATTCAAAATCCAATGAATTTTGTAGTCTAACTAAACACAAGCTTTTGGCAATTGGAGGTTTGGTGGCTTTCATTCATGCTATTGCAAGTGTGGCTTACTGCTTTACATCAAGGATAGTGAATGTTGAAAAGAATCATAATGATATGGAAGGTTCTACatga
- the LOC131044729 gene encoding steroid 5-alpha-reductase DET2 translates to MATMEAERMVYDKALKGMFALAALTVVSTALITAPYGRHSRSGWGPSIGGRLGWCLMESPTLWLSALLFPLGRSANPTSLLLLVPFLLHYIQRTLIYPLFRVPSPAKPIPLTIVAAALFFNCYNTFLQVRWVSHFGVYTTAWLWSPAFILGLGVFLIGMYINIWADSVLFSLRKSKEGGDGSYQIPRGGIYEYVSCPNYLGEIVEWMGWAIMTWSWPGLAFFVYTASNLGPRAVSNHAWYLKKFPRDYPKSRKALVPYVY, encoded by the coding sequence ATGGCAACAATGGAGGCTGAGAGGATGGTCTACGACAAAGCTTTGAAGGGCATGTTTGCATTGGCAGCGCTCACAGTAGTTTCCACAGCGTTGATAACAGCGCCCTATGGCCGCCACTCGCGCTCCGGGTGGGGACCCAGCATAGGTGGGCGTTTAGGGTGGTGCCTCATGGAGTCCCCCACCCTTTGGCTGAGCGCCCTTCTCTTCCCCCTCGGCCGTTCTGCAAATCCAACATCCCTGCTGCTTCTCGTGCCTTTCCTCTTGCACTACATCCAGAGGACCCTTATATACCCTCTGTTCCGCGTCCCCTCCCCTGCAAAGCCCATTCCTTTAACCATCGTAGCCGCTGCTTTATTCTTCAACTGCTACAACACCTTCCTGCAAGTCCGCTGGGTCTCTCATTTTGGGGTCTATACCACCGCCTGGCTTTGGAGCCCAGCCTTTATCTTAGGGCTAGGCGTCTTTCTCATTGGAATGTATATTAACATCTGGGCTGACTCTGTTTTGTTCTCTTTGAGGAAGAGTAAGGAAGGAGGGGATGGGAGCTACCAGATACCCAGAGGAGGGATCTATGAATATGTAAGTTGCCCTAATTATCTTGGGGAAATTGTAGAATGGATGGGGTGGGCAATCATGACATGGTCATGGCCTGGTCTTGCTTTCTTTGTTTACACTGCATCTAATCTGGGTCCCAGAGCTGTCTCTAATCATGCTTGGTATCTGAAGAAATTTCCTCGGGATTATCCTAAGTCCAGAAAAGCCCTAGTTCCATATGTATATTAG